From Spirochaeta lutea, one genomic window encodes:
- a CDS encoding BrnT family toxin, with product MEIDAWEERWIELGRIDSGIVCVVVHTFRDVDGEESIRIISARPATKWEELQYYEGK from the coding sequence GTGGAGATCGACGCCTGGGAGGAGCGCTGGATTGAACTGGGGCGAATAGACTCTGGAATTGTGTGTGTCGTTGTTCATACTTTTAGAGATGTCGACGGTGAGGAGTCTATCCGCATCATTTCGGCACGACCGGCGACAAAATGGGAAGAATTGCAGTATTATGAGGGTAAGTAA